In a genomic window of Methanogenium sp. S4BF:
- the thsA gene encoding thermosome subunit alpha, which yields MLAGQPIIILRDNVDRIGGNEAQRSNIMAAKAIAEAVRTTLGPRGMDKMMVSSSGDVVITNDGATILHEMSVEHPTAKLVVEVAETQDNEVGDGTTTATIFIGSLMEQAEALLNRKVHPTVIANGYRLGMQKAMEVINEQVIKADGEDREMLIKVAATAVTGKSIEGVKDKITGIVVDAVLAVARKDEDGKYTVDEDDVQIKTMVGDHMEDAELLRGFLLDKTRVQHSMPKRLENAKIAMLSQPLEVTKTQVKSKIKITSAEQMEAFSVQENETLRAIAEEIVASGANTVFCQKGIADAVQYYLAKENIIAIQDVPESDMKKLSRAVGATIVSKPEDLTEETLGEAGLIEEMKDITITKITDCKHPHTVSILLKGTSQVFIDELERGVYDAARVVMDALEDGEYLVGGAAIDTELMMKISEFAATQEGRTQLAIEAFARMFEVIPYTLAENSGFDQIDKMVALKAAHANGENHAGLNVFTGEIIDMYAEGVIEPARVKRQAIMSATETAALIIRVDDMMISKSASQMGM from the coding sequence ATGTTAGCGGGACAGCCAATTATTATATTACGGGACAATGTAGACCGCATTGGCGGCAACGAAGCCCAGAGATCCAATATTATGGCGGCCAAAGCAATCGCTGAAGCCGTGCGCACCACCCTCGGCCCACGGGGAATGGACAAAATGATGGTCTCCTCATCCGGAGATGTGGTCATCACCAACGACGGTGCGACCATTCTCCACGAGATGTCAGTGGAACACCCGACGGCAAAACTCGTCGTCGAGGTTGCTGAGACCCAGGACAATGAAGTCGGAGACGGCACCACCACCGCAACGATCTTCATCGGCAGTCTGATGGAGCAGGCGGAAGCCCTCCTCAACCGGAAAGTTCACCCGACAGTCATCGCAAACGGATACCGTCTTGGTATGCAGAAGGCGATGGAGGTCATCAATGAACAGGTCATCAAAGCCGACGGAGAGGACCGTGAAATGCTCATCAAGGTCGCAGCAACCGCTGTTACCGGAAAGTCCATTGAAGGTGTCAAAGACAAGATCACCGGCATTGTCGTCGATGCCGTGCTTGCAGTCGCCCGGAAGGATGAAGACGGAAAGTACACCGTCGATGAGGATGACGTCCAGATCAAGACGATGGTCGGAGACCACATGGAAGACGCGGAACTGCTCAGGGGATTCCTCCTCGACAAGACCCGTGTCCAGCACTCCATGCCAAAGCGGCTCGAGAATGCAAAGATTGCCATGCTCTCCCAGCCACTTGAGGTGACAAAGACCCAGGTGAAGTCCAAGATCAAGATCACCTCCGCAGAACAGATGGAGGCATTCAGCGTGCAGGAGAACGAGACACTCCGTGCTATCGCAGAAGAGATTGTAGCCTCCGGCGCAAACACCGTCTTCTGCCAGAAGGGCATCGCAGACGCCGTCCAGTACTACCTCGCAAAGGAGAATATCATCGCCATTCAGGACGTCCCTGAATCCGACATGAAGAAACTCTCCCGTGCAGTCGGCGCAACCATCGTGAGCAAGCCTGAGGATCTCACAGAGGAGACCCTTGGCGAGGCAGGCCTCATCGAAGAGATGAAGGACATCACCATCACCAAGATCACCGACTGCAAGCACCCTCACACCGTGAGCATCCTCTTAAAAGGCACCTCACAGGTCTTCATCGACGAGCTCGAACGCGGCGTCTACGACGCAGCCCGTGTCGTGATGGATGCACTTGAAGACGGGGAGTACCTCGTCGGCGGTGCCGCCATCGATACCGAACTGATGATGAAGATCAGTGAGTTTGCGGCAACCCAGGAAGGCAGAACCCAGCTGGCAATCGAAGCATTCGCCCGGATGTTTGAGGTTATCCCCTACACCCTCGCGGAGAACTCAGGCTTTGACCAGATTGACAAGATGGTCGCCCTCAAGGCGGCACACGCAAACGGCGAAAACCACGCCGGCCTGAATGTCTTCACCGGCGAGATCATCGATATGTATGCAGAAGGCGTCATCGAGCCCGCCCGTGTCAAGCGGCAGGCAATTATGTCAGCGACCGAGACCGCTGCACTCATCATCCGTGTCGATGACATGATGATCTCAAAGAGTGCATCCCAGATGGGAATGTAA
- a CDS encoding proton-conducting transporter membrane subunit, whose product MELLVFLILFPALAALLFGVLPNSRLRDTIVVLVSAIIIAASLYLFVLFAGAGTVYFDIDGGMISQIMTGLEVIISAGLLYLAAKYRQYLIAGLVVVQLGVVLYAESLMHGTEALNNLFIDPFSVIMAMIIGIIGSLICIYSVGYMRDYHAHHAEMPDKRRWFFALLFVFLAAMFGVVFSNNLFWLFFFWEVTTLCSFLLIGYSWDEQARKNAFWALLLNLVGGLGFAFTFVWVGLTDPSGSLIMMDSLLAAGPAVAMIPAALIGFAGLTKAAQMPFSSWLVGAMIAPTPVSALLHSSTMVKAGVYVIVRFAPVYDASMVGYIISLVGGVTFLLASGIAISQSNAKKVLAYSTIANLGLVVACAGIGTYAAVWAAILLIVFHAVAKSLLFLSVGTVEHKIGSRDIEDMSGLISRMPRIALMMVIGIAGMFLAPFGMLISKWAALLAFLDAQFGFILILLLAFGSAVTVFFWTKWLGKLVAVAWKPEPLEVKISTYEFSALVPLTVLMVAVCIGFPLLSSELVVPYVFAIYGMAATLGQANVTIMLMMIFMVLIMPLSLFHFRKDRKVLSHYVGGRPSTPDMHFKGSIGVQRPVALGNYYLADYFGEKRLSHIGNGLCIAFIAMIAVTLLMGAAI is encoded by the coding sequence GTGGAACTCTTGGTATTCCTGATTCTTTTCCCTGCACTGGCGGCATTACTATTCGGTGTTCTGCCGAACAGCCGCCTCAGGGATACAATAGTGGTACTGGTATCTGCGATTATCATCGCAGCCAGCCTGTATCTCTTTGTACTGTTTGCAGGGGCCGGGACGGTGTATTTTGACATCGACGGCGGCATGATCTCCCAGATCATGACCGGACTCGAAGTCATTATATCCGCCGGTCTCCTGTATCTTGCCGCAAAATACCGGCAGTATCTCATTGCCGGGCTGGTCGTGGTCCAGCTGGGAGTGGTGCTCTATGCCGAGTCCCTTATGCACGGGACGGAAGCACTGAACAATCTGTTCATTGACCCGTTCTCCGTCATCATGGCGATGATCATAGGCATCATCGGCAGCCTGATCTGTATCTATTCAGTCGGCTACATGCGTGACTACCACGCCCATCATGCGGAGATGCCGGACAAACGGCGCTGGTTCTTTGCCCTGCTCTTTGTCTTTCTGGCGGCAATGTTCGGTGTCGTATTCTCCAACAACCTCTTCTGGCTCTTCTTCTTCTGGGAAGTGACCACCCTCTGTTCCTTCCTTCTGATTGGATACAGCTGGGATGAGCAGGCGAGGAAGAATGCATTCTGGGCACTGCTCCTGAACCTTGTGGGCGGTCTTGGATTTGCATTCACCTTCGTCTGGGTCGGGCTGACCGATCCCTCAGGGAGCCTGATTATGATGGACAGCCTGCTCGCAGCAGGCCCTGCTGTCGCCATGATACCTGCGGCCCTCATCGGGTTTGCCGGCCTCACCAAGGCGGCACAGATGCCGTTCTCCTCATGGCTGGTCGGTGCAATGATTGCACCCACCCCGGTATCGGCACTCCTGCACTCCAGTACGATGGTAAAGGCCGGTGTCTATGTCATCGTCCGGTTTGCCCCCGTCTATGACGCAAGCATGGTCGGCTATATCATCTCCCTTGTGGGCGGCGTGACGTTCCTCCTGGCATCGGGCATCGCGATATCACAGTCCAATGCAAAGAAGGTCCTTGCCTATTCAACGATTGCAAACCTTGGCCTTGTCGTGGCCTGTGCCGGTATCGGCACCTATGCGGCAGTCTGGGCGGCAATCCTTCTGATTGTATTCCATGCAGTCGCAAAGTCGCTCCTCTTCCTCTCGGTGGGAACGGTGGAGCACAAGATCGGGAGCAGGGACATCGAGGACATGAGCGGACTTATCAGCCGCATGCCGAGGATTGCGTTGATGATGGTCATCGGTATCGCCGGCATGTTCCTTGCCCCCTTCGGGATGCTCATCTCGAAGTGGGCGGCCCTTCTGGCATTTCTCGACGCACAGTTTGGTTTCATCCTCATCCTCCTCCTGGCATTCGGCAGTGCGGTGACGGTCTTCTTCTGGACCAAATGGCTGGGAAAACTGGTGGCGGTCGCATGGAAACCCGAACCTCTGGAAGTAAAGATATCCACCTATGAATTCAGTGCTCTCGTGCCCCTCACAGTGCTGATGGTCGCAGTCTGTATCGGCTTCCCCCTGCTCTCCTCAGAGCTGGTGGTGCCCTACGTCTTCGCCATCTACGGGATGGCCGCAACCCTCGGGCAGGCAAACGTCACCATCATGCTGATGATGATCTTCATGGTGCTCATAATGCCCCTTTCCCTGTTCCACTTCCGGAAAGACCGCAAGGTGCTGTCGCATTATGTAGGCGGCAGGCCCTCCACCCCTGACATGCATTTCAAGGGCAGCATCGGTGTGCAGCGCCCGGTGGCGCTCGGCAACTACTATCTCGCGGACTACTTCGGTGAAAAACGCCTTTCACATATCGGCAACGGCCTGTGCATCGCATTCATTGCCATGATTGCGGTTACGCTTCTCATGGGGGCGGCGATATGA
- a CDS encoding complex I subunit 1 family protein yields the protein MITEIIFAIGFVIFAPFIGALIGGIDRKVTARMQGRVGPPVLQPLYDVFKLFEKEKAVVRNEVNFYIFSYLVFVIFTGALFFSGGDILLVIFALTLAHAFLILGAYAAVSPYSHVGAERELLQLMAVEPMLILTATGFYMATGSFAVKDIALWPEPIVMTIPLIFVGIVYVLTIKLRKSPFDLATSHHAHQELVKGVTTEFAGPTLGMVEIAHLYETVFFLGIIWLFFASMPWVGVLAVIIVYFLEILVDNTTTRVRWQVMLRSAWLVALVAGAINLGVLALL from the coding sequence ATGATCACTGAAATAATCTTTGCCATCGGCTTTGTCATCTTTGCACCCTTCATCGGTGCACTCATCGGCGGTATCGACCGGAAGGTGACCGCACGGATGCAGGGGCGTGTCGGTCCGCCGGTGCTTCAGCCGCTCTATGACGTCTTCAAGCTCTTCGAAAAGGAGAAGGCAGTTGTCAGAAACGAGGTGAACTTCTACATCTTCTCGTACCTGGTGTTCGTCATATTCACCGGAGCACTCTTCTTCTCCGGCGGAGACATCCTGCTGGTCATCTTCGCACTGACACTCGCCCATGCCTTCCTGATCCTGGGGGCCTATGCAGCAGTCTCCCCATACAGCCATGTCGGAGCGGAACGTGAGCTCTTACAGCTGATGGCAGTCGAGCCAATGCTGATTCTTACGGCAACCGGATTCTACATGGCCACCGGCTCATTTGCCGTCAAAGACATCGCGCTCTGGCCTGAGCCCATCGTCATGACCATCCCGCTCATCTTTGTGGGCATCGTCTATGTGCTCACCATCAAGCTGCGCAAGTCACCCTTTGACCTCGCAACCAGCCACCATGCCCACCAGGAGCTGGTGAAGGGGGTTACCACAGAGTTTGCCGGCCCCACCCTCGGTATGGTCGAGATTGCGCACCTCTACGAGACGGTATTCTTCCTCGGCATCATCTGGCTCTTCTTTGCCTCCATGCCCTGGGTCGGTGTTCTTGCCGTCATCATTGTGTATTTCCTTGAGATACTCGTAGACAATACCACCACACGTGTCCGGTGGCAGGTGATGCTCAGGAGTGCATGGCTCGTGGCACTCGTTGCCGGTGCAATCAACCTGGGGGTTCTTGCCCTGCTCTAG
- a CDS encoding NADH-quinone oxidoreductase subunit B family protein gives MSYITKSPWVIHYDGSSCNGCDIEVLACLTPLYDLERFGIVNTGNPKHADVFLITGAINEQSLAVVKNTYEQMPDPKVVVAIGICATSGGVFRECYNVMGGVDQVIPVDVYVPGCAARPESIIDGVVRALGILEEKRTKMAEKGGTKK, from the coding sequence ATGTCATATATTACAAAATCCCCGTGGGTAATCCATTACGACGGATCCAGCTGCAATGGATGCGATATTGAAGTGCTTGCATGCCTCACCCCGCTCTATGATCTCGAGCGGTTCGGGATTGTCAACACCGGCAACCCAAAACACGCCGATGTCTTCCTGATCACAGGGGCCATCAATGAGCAGAGCCTGGCAGTTGTCAAAAACACCTATGAACAGATGCCGGACCCGAAAGTCGTGGTCGCCATCGGCATCTGCGCCACCTCCGGCGGCGTATTCCGGGAATGCTATAATGTCATGGGCGGGGTTGACCAAGTCATCCCGGTCGATGTCTATGTGCCCGGATGTGCGGCACGCCCGGAGTCCATTATTGACGGGGTTGTCCGTGCCCTCGGAATTCTCGAAGAGAAACGGACAAAGATGGCAGAGAAGGGGGGAACAAAGAAATGA
- a CDS encoding NADH-quinone oxidoreductase subunit C: MIEQKHTIIEIPVTGLLKKTEEYHTKGYRLVQIGCTPLGDRYEINYTFTNTSYEFESLRITVHDGDEIPSISGIYWGAFIYENETHDLFGLTVTGMNVDFQGHLIETRIPTPFKNPPSVTKVPKGGDAS, from the coding sequence ATGATCGAACAGAAACACACCATTATTGAAATTCCGGTCACCGGCCTCCTGAAAAAGACGGAGGAGTACCACACAAAGGGGTATCGGCTGGTCCAGATCGGCTGCACCCCTCTCGGAGACCGGTATGAAATCAATTATACCTTTACCAACACTTCGTACGAATTCGAGAGCCTCCGGATAACGGTTCACGACGGTGATGAGATACCCAGCATCTCCGGCATCTACTGGGGGGCATTCATCTATGAAAACGAGACTCATGACCTCTTTGGTTTGACCGTGACCGGCATGAACGTCGATTTCCAGGGACACCTCATCGAGACACGGATCCCGACACCCTTCAAAAACCCACCATCGGTAACGAAAGTTCCCAAAGGAGGGGATGCATCATGA